From a single Halobellus ruber genomic region:
- a CDS encoding acyl-CoA thioesterase gives MIPLEETYIENRVLVQPNDTNHRNIAHGGNVVKWMDEVGAMSAMRFAGRTCVTARMESVDFLGPIPRGNVALVESYVYDAGTTSIDLFLRVFSEDPMSGDRELTTESRFVYVALDEDGNPASVPDLDVSSERARELRAAAERPEVEADG, from the coding sequence ATGATCCCCCTCGAGGAGACGTACATCGAGAACCGCGTTCTGGTCCAGCCGAACGACACCAACCACCGGAACATCGCCCACGGCGGCAACGTGGTGAAGTGGATGGACGAGGTGGGCGCGATGTCGGCGATGCGGTTTGCGGGCCGGACCTGCGTGACCGCGCGAATGGAGAGCGTCGACTTCCTCGGACCGATCCCCCGCGGCAACGTCGCCCTCGTGGAGTCGTACGTCTACGACGCCGGAACGACGAGCATCGACCTGTTCCTCAGGGTGTTCAGCGAGGACCCGATGTCCGGCGACCGCGAGCTCACCACCGAGTCCCGGTTCGTCTACGTCGCGCTCGACGAGGACGGGAACCCCGCGTCGGTGCCCGACCTCGACGTCTCCTCCGAGCGGGCACGGGAACTCCGCGCGGCCGCCGAGCGACCCGAGGTCGAAGCGGACGGGTGA
- a CDS encoding DnaJ domain-containing protein, which translates to MDGDGLVVGLAAVFAGTTVLLTTLAFAYQPFLLLFALPFGIATYFLWYHASGRLTDRVRRTAGRNRANAAAERPGGFEGFGPGRRAAGSRSDRAGTGSRGGQRTDPNEPSLAEAYRTLGVDPGADEEAVRAAYRERAKATHPDADSGDEEEFKRVTRAYKRLVDD; encoded by the coding sequence GTGGACGGAGACGGACTCGTCGTCGGGCTCGCGGCGGTGTTCGCGGGGACCACCGTACTTTTGACGACCCTCGCGTTCGCCTACCAGCCGTTCCTGCTGCTTTTCGCGCTGCCGTTCGGGATCGCGACCTACTTCCTGTGGTACCACGCCAGCGGCCGGCTCACCGACCGGGTCCGACGGACCGCCGGCCGTAACCGGGCCAACGCCGCGGCGGAGAGACCGGGCGGCTTCGAGGGGTTCGGCCCCGGGCGGCGGGCGGCCGGCTCGCGGAGCGACCGCGCCGGGACCGGATCGCGCGGCGGCCAGCGGACGGATCCGAACGAGCCGAGCCTCGCGGAGGCCTACCGAACGCTCGGGGTCGACCCCGGCGCCGACGAGGAAGCGGTGCGGGCGGCCTACCGCGAGCGGGCGAAGGCCACGCATCCGGACGCCGACTCCGGCGACGAGGAGGAGTTCAAACGCGTCACCCGCGCGTACAAGCGGCTCGTCGACGACTGA
- a CDS encoding GTPBP1 family GTP-binding protein codes for MSADRAVLESALERGEEEGGSVEFKERLSRELHLADGRLESLAAQLRHRVLSGDGTATYVIGVTDDGGIAGIPPEAFSESMDVLSILADEADAHIEGVETWGVGDDGDRGLVGVATLRSGGRLADDDHIVVGTAGHVDHGKSTLVGSLVTGTADDGQGGTRGFLDVQPHEVERGLSADLSYAVYGFTDDGAVHMDNPHRKSDRARIVEESDRLVSFVDTVGHEPWLRTTIRGLVGQRLDYGLLVVAADDGPTKTTREHLGILLAMELPTIVAITKADAVDEDRLDAVEREVEGLLRDVDRTPLSVDRYGVGTAVDELGDSVVPILRTSAVTMDGLDDLDSMFERLPKTTVHDRDDFRMYIDRTYSVAGVGAVASGTIDSGSVEPGDELLLGPMPDGSFRDVEVRSIEMHHHRVDRATAGRIVGIALKGVEEAEIERGMALLPGDADPTAVRSFEAEVMVLNHPTRIRDGYEPVVHLETASEAVIFHPEGGQLLPGDTGTATVEFKFRPYLVEEGQRFVFREGQSKGVGTVLDVGDGDREP; via the coding sequence ATGAGCGCTGACCGGGCCGTTCTCGAATCGGCCCTCGAGCGCGGCGAGGAGGAGGGTGGCAGCGTCGAGTTCAAAGAGCGGCTCTCCCGGGAGCTTCACCTCGCCGACGGTCGGCTGGAGAGCCTCGCGGCGCAGCTCCGCCACCGGGTGCTCTCCGGGGACGGCACCGCGACGTACGTGATCGGCGTCACCGACGACGGCGGGATCGCCGGTATCCCGCCCGAGGCGTTCTCCGAGTCGATGGACGTGCTCTCGATCCTCGCCGACGAGGCCGACGCCCACATCGAGGGCGTCGAGACCTGGGGCGTCGGCGACGACGGCGACCGCGGGCTGGTCGGCGTCGCGACGCTGCGAAGCGGCGGCCGGCTCGCCGACGACGACCACATCGTGGTCGGGACCGCCGGCCACGTCGACCACGGGAAGTCGACGCTCGTGGGCTCGCTCGTCACCGGCACCGCCGACGACGGCCAGGGGGGCACCCGCGGGTTCCTCGACGTCCAGCCCCACGAGGTCGAACGCGGCCTGTCGGCGGATCTCTCCTACGCCGTCTACGGGTTCACCGACGACGGGGCGGTGCACATGGACAACCCCCACCGGAAGTCCGACCGCGCCCGGATCGTCGAGGAGTCCGACCGGCTGGTCTCGTTCGTCGACACCGTGGGCCACGAGCCGTGGCTCCGGACCACGATCCGGGGGCTCGTCGGCCAGCGGCTCGATTACGGGCTCCTGGTCGTCGCGGCTGACGACGGCCCCACGAAGACGACCCGCGAACACCTCGGGATCCTGCTGGCGATGGAACTCCCCACCATCGTCGCGATCACGAAGGCAGACGCCGTCGACGAGGATCGCCTCGACGCCGTCGAACGGGAGGTCGAGGGGCTGCTCCGCGACGTCGACCGGACGCCGCTTTCGGTCGACCGCTACGGCGTCGGGACCGCAGTCGATGAACTCGGCGACTCGGTCGTGCCGATCCTGCGGACGAGCGCGGTCACGATGGACGGGCTCGACGACCTGGACTCGATGTTCGAGCGCCTCCCGAAGACCACCGTCCACGACCGTGACGACTTCCGGATGTACATCGATCGGACCTACTCGGTCGCCGGCGTGGGGGCGGTCGCCTCCGGTACCATCGACTCCGGCAGCGTCGAACCCGGCGACGAACTCCTGCTCGGCCCGATGCCCGACGGCTCGTTCCGCGACGTGGAGGTGCGCTCGATCGAGATGCATCACCACCGCGTCGACCGCGCGACCGCGGGTCGGATCGTCGGGATCGCGCTCAAGGGCGTCGAGGAGGCCGAGATCGAACGGGGGATGGCGCTGCTTCCCGGCGACGCCGACCCCACGGCGGTCCGGTCGTTCGAGGCGGAGGTGATGGTGCTGAACCATCCCACGCGGATCCGCGACGGCTACGAGCCCGTGGTCCACCTCGAAACCGCGAGCGAGGCGGTGATCTTCCACCCCGAGGGCGGCCAACTGCTCCCCGGCGACACCGGCACAGCGACGGTCGAGTTCAAGTTCCGGCCGTATCTGGTCGAGGAGGGCCAGCGGTTCGTCTTCCGCGAGGGCCAATCGAAGGGCGTCGGCACCGTTCTCGACGTCGGGGACGGCGACCGGGAGCCGTAA
- a CDS encoding CBS domain-containing protein yields the protein MLVEEAMTTDLVTCPVGESVQGGVERMLRNRVGSVIVREDDVPTGIVAETDCLHAGFVTDAPFGEIPLRKAMSSPLNTIRPEKTLRRATERMHDEGVKKLVVVDGMDLVGIITTQDVIEAYHDLKADIHDLVNSDRAWSLDG from the coding sequence ATGCTCGTCGAAGAGGCGATGACGACCGACCTCGTGACGTGTCCGGTCGGGGAGTCGGTTCAGGGTGGCGTCGAACGGATGCTTCGGAACCGCGTCGGTAGCGTGATCGTTCGCGAGGACGACGTTCCGACGGGCATCGTTGCGGAGACCGACTGTCTGCACGCGGGCTTCGTCACCGACGCCCCCTTCGGGGAGATCCCCCTCAGGAAAGCGATGAGCAGCCCGCTGAACACGATCCGGCCCGAAAAGACGCTCCGACGGGCGACCGAGCGGATGCACGACGAGGGGGTGAAGAAGCTCGTCGTGGTCGACGGGATGGACCTCGTCGGTATCATCACCACCCAGGACGTCATCGAGGCGTACCACGATCTCAAGGCCGACATCCACGACCTCGTCAACTCCGACCGCGCCTGGTCTCTCGACGGCTGA
- a CDS encoding HAD family hydrolase yields the protein MTDAIRAVLFDLDDTLLRYRRSSAALLEESFEAVGVEPVFPVEAYYDQFRRFADETDSVAELRRECFAALCADRGRDPDLGRRVAAVYADERDHRDVEWVAGAHEVVDSFSERYRLGVVTNSPADSARRKIDAAGVDDYAETVVFAGHDTPAKPAAEPFHRALDALGVDPGSAVHVGDSIRSDVAGANAAGLRSVLYAPDGTGDGVADGSGGDRDVPDHRVAALSELRSPPWSGS from the coding sequence ATGACCGACGCGATCCGCGCCGTCCTGTTCGACCTCGACGACACCCTGCTCCGGTACCGGCGCTCGTCGGCGGCGCTCCTCGAAGAGTCGTTCGAGGCCGTCGGCGTCGAGCCGGTCTTCCCGGTCGAGGCGTACTACGACCAGTTCCGGCGGTTCGCCGACGAGACCGATTCGGTCGCGGAGCTCCGCCGGGAGTGTTTCGCGGCGCTGTGTGCCGACCGCGGCCGCGACCCCGATCTCGGGCGGCGGGTCGCCGCGGTCTACGCCGACGAGCGGGACCACCGGGACGTGGAGTGGGTCGCGGGCGCACACGAGGTGGTCGATTCGTTCTCGGAGCGGTATCGCCTCGGGGTCGTGACCAACAGCCCCGCGGACTCCGCCAGACGGAAGATCGACGCCGCCGGCGTCGACGACTACGCCGAGACGGTCGTCTTCGCCGGCCACGACACCCCCGCAAAGCCCGCCGCGGAGCCGTTCCACCGCGCGCTCGACGCGCTGGGGGTCGATCCCGGTAGCGCGGTCCACGTCGGCGACTCGATCCGGTCGGACGTCGCCGGCGCGAACGCCGCCGGGCTGCGCTCTGTGCTTTACGCACCCGACGGAACCGGAGACGGGGTGGCGGACGGGAGCGGCGGCGACCGCGACGTCCCCGATCACCGCGTCGCGGCGCTGTCGGAGCTGCGGTCGCCCCCGTGGTCGGGGTCGTGA
- a CDS encoding M48 family metallopeptidase — translation MVSFAALVLVGLVGGVQLLETVLDGLNLRYGASAVRDAEAWVREALDVDDPGEMLAYQRSKTILSDVRSWLGVAILLAVVVSGLYGDIAARLSATGLPSVAQGVVLLAGAVLAGRVLSAPFDAYETFVIEERFGFNNQTVTLWLRDLVVGTVVVLAFGGLIAGAVLLAVDAVPTLWPVVGWALVVGFSLVMMVVYPRAIAPLFNDFDPVDDGALREAVGDVFERAGFECEQVYEMDASRRSSHSNAYFVGFGRAKRVVLFDTLVDQMDREAIQAVLAHELAHWKKAHIWKQVAASAVQMAVVFAFLWWVTTSGWVYAAFGLPTETYAALGIGLLYATPVLSLTAPLTNRLSLAHEREADDFAAETMGGAAAMTRALETLAGENLTNPFPHPLYATFNLTHPPIPERIRRLREHYGAGDDVGSGLSADDGSDVDVPQAT, via the coding sequence ATGGTATCATTCGCCGCGCTCGTGCTCGTGGGACTCGTCGGCGGCGTCCAGCTTCTGGAGACCGTACTCGACGGACTGAACCTCAGGTACGGCGCCTCGGCCGTCCGCGACGCCGAGGCGTGGGTCCGGGAGGCGCTCGACGTCGACGACCCCGGGGAGATGCTCGCCTACCAGCGTTCGAAGACGATCCTCTCGGACGTCCGATCGTGGCTCGGGGTCGCGATCCTGCTTGCGGTCGTCGTCTCGGGACTCTACGGCGACATCGCCGCACGGCTGTCGGCCACCGGGCTGCCGAGCGTCGCGCAGGGCGTGGTGCTCCTGGCCGGCGCGGTGCTCGCCGGCCGCGTGCTGTCGGCGCCGTTCGACGCCTACGAGACGTTCGTGATCGAAGAGCGGTTCGGGTTCAACAACCAGACCGTGACGCTGTGGCTTCGGGACCTCGTCGTCGGCACGGTCGTTGTGCTCGCCTTCGGCGGGCTGATCGCGGGGGCGGTACTGCTCGCGGTCGACGCCGTGCCGACGCTGTGGCCCGTCGTCGGGTGGGCGCTGGTGGTCGGCTTCTCGCTCGTGATGATGGTCGTCTACCCGCGGGCGATCGCGCCGCTTTTCAACGACTTCGACCCGGTCGACGACGGCGCGCTCCGGGAGGCCGTCGGGGACGTCTTCGAGCGCGCGGGCTTCGAGTGCGAGCAGGTCTACGAGATGGACGCCAGCCGGCGCTCGTCGCACTCGAACGCCTACTTCGTCGGGTTCGGCCGGGCGAAGCGGGTGGTGCTGTTCGACACCTTGGTCGACCAGATGGACCGGGAGGCGATCCAGGCAGTGTTGGCCCACGAACTCGCCCACTGGAAGAAGGCCCACATCTGGAAGCAGGTCGCCGCCTCCGCGGTCCAGATGGCGGTCGTGTTCGCGTTCCTGTGGTGGGTCACGACCTCGGGGTGGGTCTACGCCGCCTTCGGGCTGCCGACGGAGACGTACGCCGCGCTCGGGATCGGGTTGCTGTACGCCACGCCCGTCCTCTCGCTGACGGCGCCGCTCACGAACCGCCTCTCGCTCGCCCACGAGCGGGAAGCCGACGACTTCGCCGCCGAGACGATGGGCGGCGCGGCGGCGATGACGCGGGCCTTGGAGACGCTGGCGGGTGAGAACCTGACCAACCCGTTCCCGCACCCGCTGTACGCGACGTTCAACCTCACCCACCCGCCGATCCCCGAGCGGATCCGTCGGCTCCGGGAGCACTACGGGGCGGGCGACGACGTCGGAAGCGGCCTCAGTGCCGACGACGGCAGCGACGTGGACGTGCCACAGGCGACGTAG
- the mch gene encoding methenyltetrahydromethanopterin cyclohydrolase, which yields MDSINRMAIELVDEAIDFAEELRVDAHELDSGATVLDFGVDAQGGMEAGMLLAEVQTAGLATVQTRMDEVAGAPTPHVELGTDHPALALLCSQKAGWELAFEDPPFDGLGSGPARALVAEEDEFRELEYADEFDLTVLSVESVDLPDDRVAEHVAERAGVEPSGVFLPTYATGSTVGSVTAAARAAELALFRLFELGYDVRNVRSAFGSAPMAPETYDESAALARTNDALAYGGEVYLTVTADFDDFDRVPSSAREEYGTPFAAIFAEADWDFYEVPESVFAPAKVTVDVVEGPTYVLGETDEGLLADSFGHQ from the coding sequence ATGGACTCGATCAATCGGATGGCCATCGAACTCGTTGATGAGGCCATCGACTTCGCCGAGGAACTCCGCGTCGACGCACACGAACTCGACTCCGGCGCGACCGTCCTCGATTTCGGCGTCGACGCCCAGGGCGGAATGGAGGCCGGGATGCTGCTCGCGGAAGTCCAGACCGCCGGCCTCGCCACCGTCCAGACCCGGATGGACGAGGTCGCCGGCGCCCCAACTCCCCACGTCGAACTGGGGACCGATCACCCCGCGCTCGCCTTGCTGTGCTCTCAAAAGGCAGGCTGGGAACTCGCCTTCGAGGACCCGCCGTTCGACGGCCTCGGCTCCGGGCCGGCACGGGCCCTGGTCGCCGAGGAAGACGAGTTCAGGGAGTTAGAGTACGCCGACGAGTTCGACCTCACCGTTCTCTCCGTCGAGAGCGTCGACCTCCCCGACGACCGCGTCGCCGAACACGTCGCCGAGCGGGCCGGCGTCGAACCCAGCGGGGTGTTTCTCCCGACATACGCAACCGGCTCCACAGTCGGCAGCGTCACCGCCGCGGCCCGCGCCGCCGAACTCGCGCTGTTCCGCCTCTTCGAGTTGGGCTACGACGTCCGCAACGTCCGCTCGGCGTTCGGGTCGGCGCCGATGGCGCCGGAGACCTACGACGAGAGCGCGGCGCTGGCCCGCACCAACGACGCATTAGCCTATGGTGGCGAGGTCTACCTCACCGTCACGGCGGACTTCGACGACTTCGATCGGGTACCCTCCAGTGCGCGCGAGGAGTACGGCACGCCCTTCGCGGCGATCTTCGCAGAGGCCGACTGGGACTTCTACGAGGTCCCCGAATCCGTCTTCGCGCCCGCGAAGGTCACCGTCGACGTCGTGGAGGGTCCCACGTACGTCCTCGGTGAGACCGACGAGGGTCTCCTCGCGGACTCCTTCGGCCACCAGTGA
- a CDS encoding DUF7827 domain-containing protein, whose amino-acid sequence MKAPSVSSDTDFAVRFSLDNNTDSSIENQTQIGTLTVQNTASGSPELLDAVHYDDTGNEGAGVELSFSEPVKIPDSSDITLYDEDGNTVSATLEPSASSGTLDGRYFLDTSGTILTEDIEVELSSDISDANGNSLPDSDTGNNSVTVAPVTVKLNDDRTVYEGSNVAIVNDSRDVSIQLEGPNDFFFDGSTDTNSEVFVFNTTDRDLGEYNVSIDGSTIEDTQFTLRDLELSVEVADTSVSTDDTIETDVNAVAGKRGIQAVLLDSNGDEINTSSVTQLDGQGEADVDFDTATADEGSELDTGTYTVEVTDNSSGVTVESTEITVSQAADEEAGFASNVITDQRGDIVEATVELTETSEATLTFGSAEDGVVANATVEDDDGDDEVTVYVNTYRFDNNVNEDVFNLDSDSDDALIAQNLEDGTDNLVDAGDYDLEVQSGDQGVSTGQGVTESDDVATVTLEERGTETLRTWTGSSGELGSLSDLEDVNEALEDEQITQSSDVAVGDLAVHQLEASGLEGALDARANEDVTTAFSNLDRNGPINLTIEEASPGANQDASALNLSYGDNVTVIADGPNDTYFVVVDTGEVDFDAPRDEALPSDEDTELETNFTVLQDDAGFDFTPDEEFEDDENAETLVEFTAEEPEASVDEPYNVSQASGQTVSGTTNIAPGTELTLRVSSQSGVSPSFLKTASPTVQSDGTFSATFDFSQQNVGDEYDIVVSNTLLASDEEESGTVVEAVETATPTPEPDTATPEPDGETATPEPDTATPEPDTDTPMPDTDTPTSTPTSTPGFGVIVALTALLAAALLTVRRD is encoded by the coding sequence GTGAAAGCTCCGTCAGTATCGAGCGATACGGACTTCGCGGTCAGATTCAGCCTGGATAACAATACCGATAGTTCGATCGAAAACCAGACGCAGATCGGGACACTGACAGTCCAGAACACAGCCTCCGGGTCGCCCGAACTACTCGACGCTGTTCACTACGATGATACTGGAAATGAAGGCGCTGGTGTCGAGTTATCATTCTCCGAGCCGGTCAAGATTCCGGATTCGAGCGATATTACGCTCTACGACGAGGACGGTAACACGGTCAGCGCGACGCTCGAACCGTCCGCGTCGTCCGGGACGTTAGATGGCCGGTACTTCCTCGATACGAGCGGCACGATCCTTACCGAGGACATCGAGGTCGAACTTTCGAGCGACATTTCGGACGCCAACGGCAACTCGCTTCCCGACTCGGACACCGGGAACAATTCCGTCACTGTCGCACCAGTCACGGTGAAACTGAACGACGATAGAACCGTCTACGAGGGTAGCAACGTCGCGATCGTGAACGACAGCCGGGACGTATCCATCCAACTCGAAGGGCCGAACGACTTCTTCTTCGACGGCTCGACGGATACGAACAGCGAAGTGTTCGTATTCAACACGACCGATCGCGACCTCGGCGAGTACAACGTGAGTATCGACGGCAGCACGATCGAGGATACGCAGTTTACCCTTCGGGATCTCGAACTCAGCGTCGAAGTCGCGGATACGAGCGTCTCGACCGACGACACGATCGAGACGGACGTCAACGCCGTTGCCGGAAAGCGCGGTATCCAGGCCGTGCTCCTCGACAGCAACGGCGATGAGATCAATACGAGCAGCGTGACCCAACTGGACGGCCAAGGCGAGGCCGACGTCGATTTCGATACGGCCACCGCCGACGAGGGGTCGGAGTTGGATACGGGTACGTACACGGTCGAAGTAACGGACAACAGTAGCGGCGTGACTGTCGAATCCACGGAGATCACCGTGAGCCAGGCCGCAGACGAGGAAGCCGGTTTCGCGAGCAACGTCATCACCGATCAGCGTGGTGATATCGTTGAAGCGACGGTCGAGCTTACTGAGACCTCCGAGGCGACCCTCACCTTCGGTTCCGCGGAAGACGGCGTGGTCGCGAACGCCACCGTCGAGGACGACGATGGCGACGACGAGGTGACCGTTTACGTCAACACCTACCGGTTCGACAACAACGTCAACGAGGACGTATTCAACCTGGACTCCGACAGCGATGACGCTCTTATCGCCCAGAACCTCGAAGACGGCACCGACAATCTGGTCGATGCCGGGGACTACGACCTCGAGGTCCAGTCCGGCGATCAGGGCGTCAGCACGGGACAGGGCGTGACCGAATCCGACGACGTCGCGACGGTTACGCTCGAAGAGCGTGGGACGGAGACGCTCCGGACGTGGACCGGCAGTTCCGGCGAGCTCGGGAGCCTCTCGGATCTCGAAGACGTGAATGAGGCGCTTGAGGACGAACAGATCACCCAGTCGTCGGACGTTGCCGTGGGTGATCTCGCAGTGCATCAACTCGAAGCCTCCGGACTGGAGGGCGCCCTCGATGCTCGGGCCAACGAGGATGTGACTACCGCGTTCAGCAACCTCGACCGCAACGGCCCCATCAACCTCACGATCGAGGAAGCCAGCCCCGGCGCGAATCAGGACGCCTCGGCACTCAATCTCAGCTACGGTGACAACGTAACCGTCATCGCCGACGGTCCGAACGACACCTACTTCGTCGTCGTCGACACCGGCGAGGTCGACTTCGACGCGCCGCGGGACGAGGCGCTCCCGTCCGACGAGGACACCGAACTGGAGACCAACTTCACCGTTCTTCAGGACGACGCCGGCTTCGACTTCACGCCGGATGAGGAGTTCGAAGACGACGAGAACGCCGAGACGCTCGTTGAGTTCACCGCCGAAGAGCCAGAAGCGAGCGTCGACGAACCCTACAACGTCTCACAAGCGAGCGGACAGACGGTCAGCGGTACGACCAACATCGCGCCCGGCACCGAGCTGACTCTTCGCGTCAGCAGTCAGAGCGGCGTGAGCCCGAGCTTCCTGAAGACGGCGTCGCCGACGGTCCAGTCCGACGGGACGTTCAGCGCGACGTTCGACTTCAGCCAGCAGAACGTCGGCGACGAGTACGACATCGTCGTCTCGAACACCCTGCTCGCCAGCGACGAGGAGGAAAGCGGGACAGTCGTCGAGGCGGTTGAGACCGCTACTCCGACGCCGGAACCGGACACGGCCACGCCCGAGCCGGACGGCGAGACCGCGACGCCGGAACCGGACACGGCCACGCCGGAGCCCGACACGGACACGCCGATGCCGGACACCGACACGCCGACTTCTACCCCGACCAGCACGCCTGGCTTCGGTGTGATCGTCGCGCTGACGGCGCTGCTGGCCGCGGCGCTTCTCACAGTTCGGCGCGACTAA
- a CDS encoding MFS transporter, with the protein MASPDSLRSRVATVVATLRGGGRGWTLSAIAAGWFFTLGLRFVIPALLPAIRADFPVSDTVAGASITLLWVTYAGTQFPAGALVDRVGERALLTVSVVAGAATMAAYALSPTFAAFLLATAGFGLASGLYGPARGIALSRIYTQRDGAAFGAVLATGSVGAALLPPLATYATGLVGWRGALALTVPGFLAAGYALRTSVPDRPASRDPTESRAADGAGNRTLGSRLRAAAADIRRAVSSVEVAVAVVGATLMLFAFQGVTAFLTTYFVAAKGLSQTAAGTLFGLLFLSGAVFQSVGGALADRFGHGRVLAAVSFVGVVPLATLPYAEGLPALAAVVVLLGMRLSVGPISNAYIVSVLPAELKGTAWGAVRTGFFVVGAFGSTAVGSLADANLFTAAFLLLAGLTGAAGVVWLLLPERGALRAATAE; encoded by the coding sequence GTGGCGAGTCCCGACTCCCTGCGCAGCCGCGTCGCGACCGTGGTCGCAACCCTCCGCGGCGGCGGCCGCGGGTGGACGCTCTCGGCGATCGCCGCCGGGTGGTTCTTCACGCTGGGGCTCCGGTTCGTCATCCCCGCGCTCCTGCCGGCGATCAGGGCCGACTTCCCGGTCTCGGATACGGTCGCGGGCGCGTCGATCACGCTACTCTGGGTCACCTACGCGGGGACGCAGTTCCCCGCCGGCGCGTTGGTCGACCGCGTCGGCGAGCGGGCGCTGTTGACCGTGAGCGTCGTCGCCGGCGCGGCCACGATGGCCGCCTACGCCCTGTCGCCGACCTTCGCGGCGTTCCTGCTTGCGACCGCCGGGTTCGGACTCGCGTCGGGGCTCTACGGCCCGGCACGGGGGATCGCCCTCTCCCGAATCTACACCCAGCGGGACGGCGCAGCCTTCGGGGCCGTGCTCGCGACCGGCAGCGTCGGGGCCGCGTTGCTCCCGCCGCTGGCGACGTACGCGACGGGCCTCGTCGGCTGGCGCGGCGCGCTCGCGCTGACCGTCCCCGGGTTCCTCGCGGCGGGCTATGCGCTCCGGACGTCAGTCCCCGACCGGCCCGCGAGCCGTGATCCGACGGAATCGAGGGCTGCCGACGGGGCCGGGAACCGGACCCTCGGCTCGCGGCTCCGCGCCGCCGCGGCCGACATCCGTCGGGCCGTTTCCTCCGTCGAGGTCGCGGTCGCGGTGGTGGGCGCGACCCTGATGCTGTTCGCGTTCCAGGGTGTGACCGCGTTTCTGACCACGTACTTCGTCGCCGCGAAGGGGCTCTCGCAGACGGCCGCCGGCACGCTGTTCGGACTCCTCTTTCTGAGCGGCGCCGTGTTTCAGTCCGTCGGCGGCGCGCTCGCCGATCGGTTCGGCCACGGCCGGGTGCTCGCGGCCGTCTCGTTCGTCGGCGTCGTCCCGCTCGCGACGCTCCCGTACGCTGAGGGACTCCCGGCGCTTGCGGCCGTCGTCGTCCTCCTCGGAATGCGGCTCTCCGTCGGCCCGATCTCGAACGCCTACATCGTGTCCGTCCTTCCGGCGGAGCTCAAAGGGACCGCGTGGGGTGCGGTCCGGACGGGCTTTTTCGTCGTCGGCGCCTTCGGATCGACGGCCGTCGGGTCGCTCGCGGACGCGAACCTGTTCACTGCGGCGTTCCTGCTGCTCGCGGGGCTGACCGGCGCTGCCGGCGTCGTGTGGCTTCTCCTGCCGGAGCGGGGGGCGCTCCGTGCCGCCACCGCGGAGTGA
- a CDS encoding NUDIX domain-containing protein, which produces MSDAFEPYDEMAIDDEWVPEELFSEFVARMPQVCVELIVETEEGILLAKRDIHPPVWFWPGSRLYKGERLREAAHRIGDEELGIDVDIVDQYGPYAHFWADSSVQGSPSRHTVNPVFHVEPANEAYEITLDEQHSAYRYLTEMESGLHEYVRLYIEDNDLL; this is translated from the coding sequence ATGTCCGACGCGTTCGAGCCGTACGACGAGATGGCGATCGACGACGAGTGGGTGCCGGAGGAGCTGTTCTCCGAGTTCGTCGCTCGGATGCCGCAGGTCTGCGTCGAACTGATCGTAGAGACCGAGGAGGGGATCCTGCTTGCGAAACGCGACATCCACCCGCCGGTGTGGTTCTGGCCGGGCAGCCGGCTGTACAAGGGTGAACGGCTGCGCGAGGCCGCCCACCGCATCGGCGACGAGGAACTCGGGATCGACGTCGACATCGTCGACCAGTACGGCCCGTACGCCCACTTCTGGGCCGATAGCTCCGTGCAGGGGTCGCCGAGCCGGCACACGGTCAATCCGGTCTTTCACGTCGAGCCCGCGAACGAGGCGTACGAGATCACCCTCGACGAGCAACACTCCGCGTATCGGTATCTCACGGAGATGGAGAGCGGCCTCCACGAGTACGTCCGACTCTACATCGAGGACAACGACCTCCTCTGA